In Flavobacterium sp. CBA20B-1, one DNA window encodes the following:
- a CDS encoding ABC transporter ATP-binding protein — translation MNHILQVNNVVKKYGDKTALNNVSLAIPKGSVFGLLGPNGAGKTSLIRIINQITFPDSGEILLDGEKLSPHHVKNIGYMPEERGLYKSMKVGEQALYLAQLKGISKDEAKKQLKYWFEKLEIGDWWNKKIQELSKGMAQKIQFVVTVLHQPKLLIFDEPFSGFDPVNANIIKDEILELKQKGSTIIFSTHRMESVEEMCDEIALIHKSNKLLDGSVVDIKKEYRSNTFDLGINAMNPNQLKDFLRAKYQVEETFFKSLDNDLKLSVKLHDQSANELLNDVLPFGQITHFSEKIPSINDIFIQTVTNN, via the coding sequence ATGAATCATATTTTACAGGTAAATAATGTTGTAAAAAAATACGGCGATAAAACCGCTTTAAACAACGTGTCATTAGCCATTCCTAAGGGGAGTGTTTTTGGATTGTTGGGTCCAAACGGTGCCGGAAAAACTTCGTTAATACGCATTATCAATCAAATTACGTTTCCAGATAGTGGCGAAATTTTACTCGACGGCGAAAAACTAAGTCCTCACCATGTAAAAAATATTGGTTACATGCCCGAAGAACGCGGTTTGTATAAAAGTATGAAAGTGGGCGAGCAGGCATTGTATTTGGCGCAATTGAAAGGAATTTCTAAAGACGAAGCCAAAAAGCAATTAAAATATTGGTTTGAAAAATTAGAAATTGGAGACTGGTGGAACAAAAAAATTCAAGAGCTTTCAAAAGGAATGGCACAGAAAATTCAGTTTGTGGTAACTGTTTTGCATCAACCTAAATTATTGATTTTCGATGAACCTTTTTCCGGATTCGATCCCGTAAACGCCAATATTATTAAAGACGAAATTCTTGAATTGAAACAAAAAGGCAGCACCATTATTTTTTCCACACACCGCATGGAAAGCGTTGAGGAAATGTGCGATGAAATTGCCTTGATTCATAAATCTAATAAGTTGTTAGATGGTTCGGTGGTCGATATTAAAAAAGAATATCGTTCAAATACCTTTGATTTGGGAATAAATGCTATGAATCCGAATCAATTAAAAGATTTTCTAAGAGCCAAATATCAAGTAGAAGAAACTTTCTTTAAATCATTAGACAACGATTTAAAATTATCTGTAAAACTTCATGATCAATCAGCAAACGAGTTGTTAAATGATGTGTTGCCATTTGGTCAAATCACTCATTTTTCTGAGAAAATTCCGAGTATCAACGACATTTTTATTCAAACTGTAACCAATAACTAA
- a CDS encoding DEAD/DEAH box helicase has translation MNLKKINPNLKQALAEKGLTEAPAVIKEAFGTIKSGNDVVLVIENQEERAEAIVISVIQRLEKAFMLSPRVLVIVEDKPQALEMEALFKELAKYTDLRIFMTHDKTDLDEDKNQISLGIDVLIGTPERLSFMFGNAGFDVNQLKMLVINNTDELLRLRHDSRLYRLSESIGKTQRMYVTQKETERLEIFVDKTMLDSYWFSDDDFEEDVE, from the coding sequence ATGAATTTAAAAAAAATCAATCCAAATTTAAAACAAGCTTTAGCCGAAAAAGGTTTAACCGAAGCGCCTGCTGTTATTAAAGAAGCTTTTGGAACCATAAAATCAGGTAATGACGTGGTTTTGGTGATAGAAAATCAAGAAGAAAGAGCTGAAGCTATTGTCATTTCGGTGATTCAAAGATTAGAAAAAGCCTTTATGTTATCGCCACGTGTGTTGGTAATTGTAGAAGATAAACCGCAGGCGTTAGAAATGGAAGCTTTGTTTAAAGAATTGGCAAAATATACCGATTTGCGCATTTTCATGACCCATGACAAAACCGATTTAGACGAAGATAAAAATCAAATATCCCTAGGAATTGATGTGCTAATTGGTACACCCGAACGCCTAAGTTTTATGTTTGGAAATGCAGGCTTTGATGTAAATCAGCTAAAAATGTTGGTTATTAATAATACCGATGAACTGTTGCGTTTGCGACACGATAGCCGTTTATATCGTTTGTCAGAAAGTATTGGTAAAACCCAAAGAATGTATGTAACCCAAAAAGAAACCGAACGTTTGGAAATTTTTGTAGATAAAACCATGCTAGACAGTTATTGGTTTTCTGATGATGATTTTGAAGAAGATGTAGAGTAA
- a CDS encoding ABC transporter permease, giving the protein MGVLSLIIKREFISKVRNKSFIVMTFVSPLIFVAVAALIGYLSSMKTEVKHIGIHDESGMFVNEFKNSESYKYHDVSKIDPKILKDSVSQANYEGVLFIPKKDHLKDYEKSIEYVSEDSPSLGFIANTESKLSEKLLRKNLSNKGVDTVLLDKSKIDVTMHLTKASGEETVKGLNEMKVGVGSVFGYLIMMFIIIYGNMVMRSVIEEKTSRIIEIIISSIKPIQLMMGKIIGTTLAGILQFVIWAIVGGILLVIANLVFGLNTSTPTTEMAIEASKLANIQVYFAEFLKLPLLSMAVYFLIYFIGGYFLYSSLYAAIGAAVDNETDTQQFMFPVIMPLMLGVYIGFFTVMNEPHGTVATIFSMIPLTSPIVMLMRIPFGVPFWQIALSIALLFATFIAIVWVASKIYRVGILMYGKKPTWKELVKWLKY; this is encoded by the coding sequence ATGGGCGTTTTATCTTTAATTATCAAAAGAGAATTTATTTCAAAAGTACGAAATAAATCATTTATTGTAATGACTTTCGTAAGTCCGCTTATTTTTGTGGCAGTTGCTGCATTAATTGGCTATTTAAGTTCCATGAAAACCGAAGTGAAACATATTGGTATTCACGACGAAAGCGGAATGTTTGTAAACGAATTTAAAAATTCCGAAAGCTATAAATACCACGATGTTTCCAAGATTGATCCAAAAATATTAAAAGACAGCGTTTCGCAAGCGAATTATGAGGGCGTTCTGTTTATTCCTAAAAAAGATCATTTAAAAGATTACGAAAAATCGATCGAATATGTATCAGAAGACAGTCCAAGTTTAGGGTTTATCGCCAACACAGAATCTAAACTTTCAGAAAAATTATTGCGTAAAAATTTAAGCAATAAAGGCGTTGATACTGTTTTGCTTGATAAATCAAAAATCGATGTTACCATGCATCTTACAAAAGCATCGGGCGAAGAAACCGTTAAAGGTTTAAACGAAATGAAGGTTGGTGTTGGTTCTGTTTTTGGCTATTTAATCATGATGTTCATTATTATTTACGGAAACATGGTCATGCGCAGCGTGATCGAAGAAAAAACAAGTCGCATCATAGAAATTATTATTTCATCCATAAAGCCTATCCAATTAATGATGGGAAAAATCATTGGAACCACTTTAGCCGGAATTTTGCAGTTTGTAATTTGGGCAATTGTAGGTGGTATTTTATTAGTAATTGCAAATTTGGTTTTTGGTTTAAATACCTCAACGCCAACGACAGAAATGGCAATAGAAGCTTCAAAATTGGCAAATATTCAAGTGTATTTTGCTGAGTTTTTAAAACTTCCGCTTTTAAGTATGGCAGTTTACTTTTTAATATATTTCATTGGCGGCTACTTTTTATACAGCTCATTGTATGCGGCAATCGGCGCAGCAGTTGATAACGAAACCGATACACAGCAGTTTATGTTTCCGGTAATTATGCCGTTAATGTTGGGCGTTTATATTGGCTTTTTCACAGTAATGAACGAACCCCACGGCACGGTAGCCACTATTTTCTCTATGATTCCGCTCACATCACCCATCGTAATGCTTATGCGTATACCATTTGGTGTACCTTTTTGGCAAATTGCACTTTCAATTGCACTTTTATTTGCTACCTTTATTGCTATTGTTTGGGTGGCGTCGAAAATTTATCGTGTAGGTATTTTAATGTACGGCAAAAAACCAACTTGGAAAGAACTTGTAAAATGGCTTAAATATTAA
- a CDS encoding sigma-54-dependent transcriptional regulator: MAKILIIEDEASIRRVLSKILAEENDQYVVFEAADGEEGLEKIKNEDFDLVICDIKMPKKDGEEVLQEAKKIKPESTFIMISGHGDLETAVNTMRLGAFDYISKPPDLNRLLTTVRNALDNKLLVVENKRLKKKVSKNYQMIGESEPIQQIKDMVDKVAETDARVLITGPNGTGKELVAHNLHEKSNRAKFPLIEVNCAAIPSELIESELFGHVKGAFTSAVKDRAGKFEAADKGTIFLDEIGDMSLAAQAKVLRALQENVVTRVGADKDIKVDVRVIAATNKDLRKEIEEGRFREDLYHRLAVILIKVPALNDRRDDIPLLIEHFTKKIAEENGSAQKVFSTEAIELLKKYDWTGNIRELRNVVERLIILGGKEISKSDVELFASK; encoded by the coding sequence ATGGCTAAAATTTTAATTATAGAAGACGAAGCTTCCATCCGTAGGGTGTTATCAAAAATATTGGCAGAAGAAAACGATCAGTATGTAGTTTTTGAAGCTGCCGATGGCGAAGAAGGTTTAGAAAAAATAAAAAACGAAGATTTCGATTTAGTTATTTGCGATATTAAAATGCCAAAAAAAGACGGCGAAGAAGTGTTGCAAGAAGCTAAAAAAATAAAACCTGAATCTACATTCATCATGATTTCTGGTCATGGCGATTTAGAAACAGCCGTTAATACCATGCGTTTGGGTGCATTTGATTACATATCGAAACCACCCGATTTAAACCGATTACTAACAACTGTTCGCAATGCGTTAGACAATAAATTGCTGGTTGTAGAAAATAAACGGTTAAAGAAAAAGGTAAGTAAAAACTACCAAATGATTGGCGAAAGTGAACCCATTCAACAAATAAAAGATATGGTTGATAAGGTAGCCGAAACTGATGCCCGCGTATTGATTACCGGACCAAACGGAACGGGTAAAGAATTGGTAGCTCATAATTTGCATGAAAAAAGCAACCGAGCGAAATTTCCATTGATCGAAGTAAACTGTGCGGCAATTCCGTCAGAATTAATCGAAAGTGAATTGTTTGGTCATGTAAAAGGCGCATTTACGTCGGCGGTTAAAGACCGTGCCGGTAAATTTGAAGCAGCCGATAAAGGAACCATTTTCTTAGATGAAATTGGCGATATGAGCTTGGCGGCACAAGCCAAAGTTTTACGTGCGTTACAAGAAAATGTAGTTACGAGAGTAGGAGCAGATAAGGATATTAAAGTAGATGTGCGTGTAATTGCAGCAACCAACAAAGACCTGCGAAAAGAAATCGAGGAAGGCAGATTTCGGGAAGATTTATACCACCGTTTAGCTGTTATTTTGATAAAAGTTCCGGCATTGAATGATCGCAGAGACGATATTCCGTTATTAATTGAACATTTCACCAAAAAAATAGCAGAGGAAAACGGCAGTGCACAAAAAGTTTTTTCAACGGAAGCAATTGAACTTCTTAAAAAATATGATTGGACAGGAAATATTCGGGAGTTGCGAAATGTGGTTGAACGCTTGATTATTTTAGGCGGAAAAGAAATTTCAAAATCAGATGTTGAATTGTTTGCTTCAAAATAA
- the rny gene encoding ribonuclease Y — translation METTIFIISAIIVGAVIGFAIAKYLEKNNASSIIKNAKNEAKGILKDARAEGETIKKDKILQAKEKFIELKSEHEQIILSRDKKIAEAEKRTRDKESQISNELNRAKKAADESEKSIKEYEAKLQSLEKKQEETEKLHRIQVDKLEQIAGLTADEARLQLVESLKAEAKTQAMAYIQDTVEEAKMTAQQEARKIIINTIQRVGTEEAIENCVSVFNIESDDVKGRIIGREGRNIRALEAATGVEIIVDDTPEAIILSCFDPVRREIARLSLHRLVTDGRIHPARIEEVVAKTAKQIDEEIIETGKRTVIDLGIHGLHPELIKMVGRMKYRSSYGQNLLHHSREVARLCGLMAAELGLNVKLAKRAGLLHDIGKVPETESDLPHALLGMQLAEKHGEKPEVCNAIGAHHDEIEMNSLISPIIQVCDAISGARPGARRQVLDSYIQRLKDLEDIAYGFGGIKNAYAIQAGRELRVIVDCEKVSDELAANLSFQISHKIQTEMTYPGQVKVTVIRETRAVNIAK, via the coding sequence ATGGAAACAACAATATTTATTATTAGTGCAATTATAGTTGGTGCCGTAATTGGTTTTGCAATAGCAAAATATCTTGAAAAGAACAATGCATCCTCTATAATAAAAAATGCGAAAAACGAAGCCAAAGGCATTTTAAAAGACGCTCGTGCCGAAGGAGAAACCATTAAAAAAGACAAAATCCTTCAAGCCAAAGAAAAGTTCATTGAATTAAAATCAGAACACGAACAAATCATTTTATCGCGCGATAAAAAAATAGCCGAAGCCGAAAAAAGAACACGCGATAAAGAATCCCAAATTTCTAACGAATTAAATCGTGCTAAAAAAGCTGCCGATGAAAGCGAAAAAAGCATCAAAGAATACGAAGCCAAATTGCAATCGCTAGAAAAAAAACAAGAAGAAACCGAAAAACTACACCGCATTCAAGTTGATAAATTGGAACAAATTGCCGGTTTAACAGCAGATGAAGCCCGATTGCAGTTAGTAGAAAGCTTGAAAGCCGAAGCAAAAACGCAGGCAATGGCATATATTCAAGACACGGTGGAAGAAGCTAAGATGACCGCTCAGCAAGAAGCTCGAAAAATCATTATCAATACCATTCAACGCGTTGGAACTGAAGAAGCAATTGAAAACTGCGTGTCGGTTTTCAATATAGAATCAGACGATGTGAAAGGACGTATTATTGGTCGTGAAGGTAGAAATATTCGTGCTTTAGAAGCTGCTACAGGTGTTGAAATCATTGTAGATGACACGCCCGAAGCAATTATTTTATCATGTTTTGATCCGGTGAGAAGAGAAATTGCTCGATTGTCGCTACACCGTTTGGTGACAGATGGTCGTATCCACCCTGCCCGAATTGAAGAAGTTGTTGCCAAGACAGCCAAACAGATCGATGAAGAAATTATTGAAACCGGAAAACGTACCGTTATTGATTTAGGTATTCATGGATTGCATCCGGAATTAATCAAAATGGTAGGCCGCATGAAATACCGCTCCTCTTACGGACAAAACCTATTGCACCATTCCCGCGAAGTTGCCAGATTGTGTGGATTAATGGCTGCTGAGTTGGGATTAAACGTAAAATTAGCTAAACGCGCTGGTTTGTTACACGATATTGGTAAAGTGCCAGAAACAGAAAGCGATTTACCACATGCATTATTGGGTATGCAATTGGCAGAAAAGCACGGTGAAAAACCAGAAGTTTGTAATGCTATTGGTGCACACCACGACGAAATTGAAATGAATTCGTTAATATCTCCAATCATTCAAGTATGTGATGCTATTTCTGGTGCACGCCCAGGTGCTCGCCGACAGGTTTTAGATTCTTACATTCAACGCTTAAAAGACCTTGAAGATATTGCATATGGCTTTGGTGGAATTAAAAACGCATACGCAATTCAAGCAGGTAGAGAATTGCGCGTGATTGTAGATTGTGAAAAAGTATCCGATGAATTGGCTGCTAATTTATCATTCCAAATTTCGCATAAAATCCAAACTGAAATGACTTATCCCGGACAAGTAAAAGTTACTGTAATTAGGGAAACAAGAGCGGTGAACATCGCTAAATAA
- the dnaJ gene encoding molecular chaperone DnaJ: MKKDYYEILGIDKSADASAIKKAYRKKAIEFHPDKNPGDKVAEENFKLAAEAYEVLSDPDKKARYDQYGHAAFEGAGGFGGGGFNNMEDIFSQFGDIFGSGFGGFGGFGGFGGGGQRRVKGSNLRIKVKLTLEDIANGVEKKVKVKRKVQADGVSYKTCGTCNGSGQVMRVQNTILGRMQTSSPCPTCQGSGQTIDKKPQGADADGMVTAEETVSIKIPAGVSDGIQLKVSGKGNDAPGANSIPGDLIVAIEEVEHEFLKREGENIHYDLYLNIADAVLGGSKEVDTVNGKVRIKIEEGIQSGKILRLKGKGLPSLNGYGNGDFLIHINVWTPKKLTKEQREFFEKMKEDENFVPHPQKGDKSFFEKVKEMFS, encoded by the coding sequence ATGAAGAAAGATTATTACGAAATATTAGGTATTGATAAAAGTGCCGATGCAAGCGCTATTAAAAAAGCATACCGCAAAAAAGCGATAGAGTTTCATCCAGACAAAAACCCGGGTGACAAAGTAGCCGAAGAAAATTTTAAACTAGCTGCAGAAGCTTACGAAGTTTTAAGCGACCCTGATAAAAAAGCACGCTACGATCAATACGGTCATGCTGCTTTTGAAGGTGCTGGCGGTTTTGGCGGCGGCGGTTTTAATAATATGGAAGATATTTTTAGTCAATTTGGCGATATCTTCGGTAGCGGTTTCGGTGGCTTTGGCGGATTTGGTGGCTTTGGCGGTGGCGGTCAGCGCCGGGTAAAAGGTTCTAATTTGCGCATAAAGGTTAAACTTACTTTAGAAGATATTGCAAACGGTGTAGAGAAAAAAGTAAAAGTAAAACGCAAAGTGCAAGCCGATGGCGTTTCGTATAAAACCTGTGGAACTTGTAATGGTTCCGGTCAGGTGATGCGCGTGCAAAATACCATTTTAGGACGTATGCAAACTTCTTCGCCTTGTCCTACTTGTCAAGGTTCAGGACAAACAATTGATAAAAAACCGCAAGGCGCTGATGCAGACGGAATGGTAACTGCAGAAGAAACCGTATCAATTAAAATACCTGCGGGTGTTTCAGATGGTATTCAGTTAAAAGTTTCGGGTAAAGGAAACGATGCTCCGGGTGCCAATAGCATTCCCGGCGATTTAATTGTTGCTATTGAAGAAGTGGAACATGAATTTTTAAAGCGCGAAGGCGAAAACATACATTATGATTTATACCTAAACATTGCCGATGCAGTTTTGGGTGGATCTAAAGAGGTTGATACCGTAAACGGAAAAGTTCGTATAAAGATTGAAGAAGGTATTCAGTCTGGGAAAATTTTACGTTTAAAAGGCAAAGGTTTACCAAGTTTAAACGGTTATGGAAATGGTGATTTCTTAATACATATCAATGTTTGGACACCTAAGAAATTAACAAAAGAACAAAGAGAATTCTTTGAAAAAATGAAAGAAGACGAAAATTTTGTACCACATCCTCAAAAAGGAGATAAAAGTTTTTTTGAAAAAGTAAAAGAAATGTTTTCGTAA
- a CDS encoding M23 family metallopeptidase: MIYRFLFFALFCWNSFAQTNTITEFSPPIKIPLLVAGTFGELRPNHFHAGIDFTANYKIGDPIFAPADGVVNRIKVSSFGYGKALYVKHNNGYTTVYGHLNAYGHDIANYVNKHHYELKQFEMELFPLASELPVKKGDIIGYIGNTGGSGGPHLHYEIRNTRTEHILNPLVFSLKEAVTDTEQPIINGVFVYPLTNETIINNSHSFFEVGLNKVNNTYRSETIQAKGVIGFGINTHDTQNKSRGKNGVYKLVTHLNGSKYFEVVFDEFSFDESKYLNEYIDYKYYQQSGNRIQKLFILNELPLNLIKTKKNNGKIVVDGAQDLNFKIEVFDVHNNKQTIEIPIKYHDYELMAKSQPEGKYIDYLKDYVFQDKNVSVEWDARTFFEDVYLKIDFIENGLVLHKDEYALQKNINIKIILPEDYPNKDQTFIGKVDGKKIKFFDTWKRENDFRIRTKELGTYQLVTDKEKPIVHFLNNQSEFSVNDNLVFEIEDKLSGIGTFNGYLNNEWILLEYDYKTKKLIHKLTDKKFNSGSNTLRLEVADRVGNNTTFEQTIVVN; this comes from the coding sequence ATGATTTACCGATTTTTGTTTTTTGCACTTTTTTGTTGGAATAGTTTCGCGCAAACGAATACAATTACAGAGTTCAGCCCGCCGATTAAAATTCCATTATTGGTTGCGGGTACTTTTGGTGAGTTGCGTCCGAATCATTTTCATGCCGGTATCGATTTTACGGCTAACTATAAAATTGGCGATCCCATTTTTGCTCCTGCAGACGGTGTGGTGAACCGGATTAAAGTGAGTAGTTTTGGCTATGGAAAGGCATTGTATGTGAAACACAATAATGGTTATACCACTGTTTACGGGCATTTGAATGCATACGGACACGATATTGCAAATTATGTAAACAAGCATCATTATGAGTTGAAACAATTTGAAATGGAATTGTTTCCATTGGCAAGCGAACTACCTGTAAAGAAAGGCGATATCATTGGCTATATTGGAAATACGGGCGGTTCGGGTGGTCCGCATTTGCACTACGAAATTCGCAACACACGCACAGAACATATTTTAAATCCGTTGGTTTTTTCATTAAAAGAAGCTGTTACCGATACCGAGCAACCTATCATAAACGGTGTTTTTGTTTATCCGCTCACCAATGAAACAATAATTAACAACTCACATTCGTTTTTTGAAGTAGGATTAAATAAAGTGAATAATACCTATCGAAGTGAAACCATTCAAGCAAAAGGAGTGATTGGTTTTGGCATCAATACGCACGACACTCAAAATAAAAGCCGAGGCAAAAACGGAGTTTATAAATTGGTTACTCATTTGAATGGATCAAAGTATTTTGAAGTGGTTTTCGATGAGTTTTCTTTTGATGAATCTAAATATCTAAATGAATATATTGATTATAAATATTACCAGCAATCGGGCAATAGAATTCAAAAATTATTTATTTTAAATGAATTGCCTTTAAATTTAATTAAAACTAAGAAGAACAATGGAAAGATTGTGGTTGATGGTGCTCAAGATTTGAATTTTAAAATTGAAGTTTTTGATGTGCATAATAACAAACAAACTATTGAAATTCCTATTAAATATCACGATTATGAACTTATGGCTAAATCACAACCAGAAGGAAAATATATAGATTATTTGAAAGATTATGTTTTTCAGGATAAAAATGTATCAGTTGAATGGGATGCACGTACTTTTTTTGAAGATGTGTACCTAAAAATCGATTTTATTGAAAATGGATTGGTGTTGCATAAAGACGAATATGCTTTACAAAAAAACATCAACATAAAAATCATCCTGCCAGAAGATTATCCCAATAAAGATCAAACTTTTATTGGGAAAGTGGATGGGAAAAAAATCAAGTTTTTTGATACATGGAAGCGCGAGAATGATTTTCGTATTCGTACAAAAGAATTGGGAACGTATCAATTGGTTACAGACAAAGAAAAACCAATTGTTCATTTTTTAAACAACCAAAGCGAATTTTCGGTCAATGATAATTTAGTTTTTGAAATTGAAGATAAACTTTCGGGAATTGGAACTTTTAACGGATATTTGAACAATGAATGGATTTTATTGGAATATGATTACAAAACAAAAAAATTAATTCATAAATTAACTGATAAAAAATTTAATAGCGGTAGCAATACTTTGCGATTGGAAGTTGCCGACCGTGTTGGAAATAATACTACATTTGAACAAACAATTGTGGTGAATTAA
- a CDS encoding cell division protein ZapA — MEEKLKIKVSIADRVYPLTVTPDQEEGIRAAVKKIEAMTLQLEENFAMRDKQDVLAFCALQFASQVEQNRIQNEEGLEDSKEKLMEFNNSLDTILLKHHIK; from the coding sequence ATGGAAGAAAAACTAAAAATAAAAGTTTCTATTGCAGATCGCGTATATCCGTTAACAGTTACGCCCGACCAAGAAGAGGGCATACGGGCTGCTGTTAAGAAGATAGAAGCAATGACACTGCAACTTGAAGAAAATTTTGCAATGCGCGATAAGCAAGATGTTTTAGCATTTTGTGCATTACAATTTGCTTCGCAAGTTGAACAAAATAGAATACAAAACGAAGAAGGTTTAGAAGATTCTAAAGAAAAATTAATGGAATTTAACAATAGTTTAGACACTATTTTATTAAAACATCATATAAAGTAA